A single region of the Halopiger xanaduensis SH-6 genome encodes:
- a CDS encoding cation:proton antiporter — protein MALEVFQLYNFVLILVGVAILGIAILPRFISNVPVTDPIFYIAYGFILFSLPLGIPEPDPLAQGHMAERLTELGVIIALMTVGLKLDRPPGLRSWESVWRLLGITMPVTIGLSALVGWWAGFAIPTAVLLGAVIAPTDPVVASEVQVEGPGGSTEEQPKPEADGREDEVRFALSGESGLNDGFAFPFTNLAVAMALVGVAPGNWVGEWLLIDVVYRTVVGVGVALVLGWLLARLVFIAPVSEPLPKAMLGLEALGGTLAVYGIVEVLGGYGFIGVFVAATVLRDYERRHAFYEPLHDLSEKAEQLLQVAIMTLFGGAIAGGLLEPLTLELFLAAVVIVFLVRPVAGIIALLGFDRSWSERLAISVYGLRGIGTFYYLAYALNQAPFADAERLWAVAATSILLSAVVLGITATPVIEKRLGEEPGLEETIGDDLG, from the coding sequence ATGGCCCTCGAGGTGTTTCAGCTGTACAATTTCGTCCTGATCCTCGTTGGCGTCGCCATCCTCGGCATCGCGATTTTGCCGCGGTTCATCTCGAACGTTCCCGTCACGGACCCGATTTTCTATATCGCCTACGGATTTATCCTGTTCTCGCTTCCGCTCGGGATCCCCGAACCGGATCCGCTCGCACAGGGGCACATGGCCGAGCGATTGACCGAACTCGGCGTGATTATCGCGCTGATGACCGTCGGACTGAAACTCGACCGCCCGCCGGGGTTGCGATCGTGGGAAAGCGTCTGGCGGCTCCTCGGGATCACGATGCCGGTGACGATCGGGCTGTCGGCGCTGGTCGGCTGGTGGGCCGGTTTCGCGATCCCGACTGCGGTACTGCTCGGCGCCGTGATCGCGCCGACCGACCCGGTCGTCGCCTCGGAAGTACAGGTCGAAGGCCCCGGCGGAAGCACCGAGGAGCAACCGAAGCCGGAAGCCGACGGACGGGAAGACGAAGTTCGCTTCGCGCTCTCGGGAGAGTCCGGACTGAACGACGGCTTCGCGTTCCCGTTTACGAACCTGGCGGTCGCGATGGCGCTGGTCGGCGTCGCACCCGGCAATTGGGTCGGCGAGTGGTTGCTCATCGACGTCGTCTACCGAACCGTCGTCGGCGTCGGCGTCGCCCTCGTGTTAGGCTGGCTGCTGGCTCGATTGGTGTTTATTGCACCCGTCTCGGAGCCCCTTCCGAAGGCGATGCTCGGCCTCGAGGCGCTGGGCGGGACCCTGGCGGTGTACGGCATCGTCGAGGTCCTCGGCGGGTACGGATTCATCGGCGTTTTCGTCGCCGCGACGGTGCTTCGCGACTACGAGCGGCGCCACGCCTTCTACGAACCCTTACACGACCTCTCCGAGAAGGCCGAACAGCTCCTGCAGGTCGCGATCATGACGCTGTTCGGCGGCGCCATCGCCGGCGGCCTCCTCGAGCCGCTGACCCTCGAGTTGTTCCTCGCCGCGGTCGTGATCGTCTTCCTCGTTCGGCCGGTCGCCGGCATCATCGCCCTGCTTGGATTCGACCGCAGTTGGAGCGAGCGGCTGGCGATTTCGGTCTACGGACTGCGCGGCATCGGGACGTTCTACTACCTCGCGTACGCGCTGAACCAGGCACCCTTCGCAGATGCGGAGCGGCTCTGGGCCGTCGCCGCGACGTCGATTCTGCTCTCGGCAGTGGTGCTCGGAATTACGGCCACGCCGGTCATCGAAAAGCGACTCGGCGAGGAACCGGGCCTCGAGGAGACGATCGGCGACGATCTGGGGTAA
- a CDS encoding NAD(P)/FAD-dependent oxidoreductase — protein MVDVAIVGGGPAGLSAALFTAKNGLETVVFDTDETWMHKAHLFNYPAIRSISGSEFMELTRGQVRDRGAEVREGEEVTDVEPSGDGFEIETEEDTYEADYVVLATGADRSIAEDLEVAFSDDGTVDVDLDTETSVEDLYATGAMVRDEEWQAVIAAGDGASAALDILSKEKGEHFHDFDVPDDVP, from the coding sequence ATGGTAGACGTCGCGATCGTCGGCGGCGGCCCCGCCGGCCTGAGCGCCGCACTGTTCACCGCGAAGAACGGCCTCGAGACCGTCGTCTTCGACACGGACGAGACCTGGATGCACAAGGCCCACCTGTTCAATTACCCCGCCATCCGGAGCATCAGCGGCAGCGAGTTCATGGAACTCACGCGCGGACAAGTGCGCGACCGCGGCGCCGAGGTCCGCGAAGGCGAGGAAGTCACCGACGTCGAACCGAGCGGCGACGGGTTCGAGATCGAGACCGAGGAAGACACCTACGAGGCCGACTACGTCGTCCTCGCGACCGGCGCGGACCGGTCGATCGCCGAGGATCTCGAGGTAGCGTTTTCCGATGACGGAACCGTCGACGTCGACCTCGACACCGAGACGAGCGTCGAGGACCTCTACGCCACGGGTGCGATGGTCCGCGACGAGGAATGGCAGGCCGTCATCGCCGCCGGCGACGGTGCTTCAGCGGCGCTGGACATCCTGAGCAAGGAGAAGGGCGAGCACTTCCACGACTTCGACGTTCCCGACGACGTGCCGTAA
- a CDS encoding aldehyde ferredoxin oxidoreductase family protein gives MLHSRGPLRTVDVGERTARETSIDDVLERFIGGRAAATVLAHDRIPFDAAPFGPENRLYLSTGPLQQSRMSFTGRMNMTGLSPLTDGLTSANAGGYLSRNFVGTGISALEIVGESDELLAIHVRDDGATFEPVPELEGVTVPETADYVQEHHNLGPEHCVAIGPAGENRVRFASAMTYDSRAFGRGGLGAVLGAKNVKCITFDGDAEPPVDIPDAPQTEVHRAGARSDDQRRRQGTTGSTEFINDHFSLPTRYFADTSFEGAAAIGGEAVAEKKYEKGACSACAYACKLPTRDEETGLETEGPEFETVYAFGSLQGIDDIVDVMRANELCDSLGMDTISAGVTVAAYLASVDEFGNAELAQELTEKIAYREGIGETLADGLARCHDELGVADYTVKGMELPAHDGRVLHGQGLSYAVSNRGADHLYASMLTLEYGGELDPRGTVGKADRLAREENTAALFDTGIICVFGGDYVTEEYLETLFDADYEDLLEVGARTVLLERHFNNQRGFDREDDTLPYEIPDLEAAITAYYEARGLNEDGTVPESALEERIDTAD, from the coding sequence ATGCTTCACTCGAGGGGACCGCTTCGCACCGTCGACGTCGGCGAACGAACCGCGCGCGAAACGTCGATCGACGACGTCCTCGAGCGCTTCATCGGCGGCCGCGCAGCGGCGACGGTGCTCGCACACGATCGAATCCCTTTCGACGCGGCGCCGTTCGGTCCGGAAAACCGGCTCTACCTCTCGACCGGCCCGCTTCAACAGTCCCGAATGTCCTTCACCGGTCGGATGAACATGACCGGACTCTCGCCGTTGACCGACGGGTTGACCTCGGCTAATGCCGGCGGCTACCTCTCGCGAAATTTCGTCGGCACCGGGATCAGTGCGCTCGAGATCGTCGGCGAGAGCGACGAATTGCTCGCGATCCACGTCCGCGACGACGGCGCGACCTTCGAACCGGTCCCCGAACTCGAGGGTGTGACTGTTCCCGAGACGGCGGATTACGTGCAGGAGCACCACAACCTCGGCCCCGAACACTGCGTCGCGATCGGCCCGGCGGGAGAGAATCGAGTGCGGTTCGCGTCGGCGATGACCTACGACTCGCGGGCCTTCGGTCGGGGTGGGCTGGGTGCAGTACTGGGCGCGAAGAACGTCAAGTGCATTACGTTCGACGGCGACGCCGAGCCGCCGGTCGATATTCCGGACGCCCCACAGACCGAGGTCCACCGCGCGGGGGCCCGGTCGGACGACCAGCGGCGCCGACAGGGAACGACCGGCAGCACGGAGTTCATCAACGACCACTTCTCGCTGCCCACGCGGTACTTCGCCGACACCTCGTTCGAGGGAGCAGCAGCCATCGGCGGCGAGGCGGTCGCAGAGAAGAAGTACGAGAAGGGCGCGTGCTCGGCCTGCGCCTACGCCTGTAAACTCCCCACGCGCGACGAGGAAACCGGCCTCGAGACGGAGGGTCCGGAGTTCGAGACCGTCTACGCCTTCGGGTCGCTGCAGGGAATCGACGATATCGTCGACGTCATGCGCGCGAACGAACTGTGCGACTCGCTGGGGATGGATACCATCTCGGCCGGCGTCACCGTCGCGGCCTACCTGGCGAGCGTCGACGAGTTCGGCAACGCCGAACTCGCACAGGAGCTGACGGAGAAGATCGCCTATCGAGAGGGGATCGGCGAGACGCTCGCGGACGGCCTCGCCCGCTGTCACGACGAGCTCGGCGTCGCGGACTACACGGTCAAGGGAATGGAGCTCCCGGCCCACGACGGCCGCGTCCTGCACGGTCAGGGGCTGTCCTACGCCGTCTCGAACCGCGGCGCCGACCACCTCTACGCCAGCATGCTGACCCTCGAGTACGGCGGCGAACTCGATCCGCGGGGGACGGTCGGGAAGGCCGACCGTCTCGCCCGCGAGGAAAACACGGCCGCGCTGTTCGATACGGGTATCATCTGCGTCTTCGGCGGCGACTACGTCACCGAGGAGTACCTCGAGACCCTGTTCGACGCCGACTACGAGGACCTGCTCGAGGTCGGCGCGCGAACCGTCCTCCTCGAGCGCCACTTCAACAACCAGCGGGGGTTCGACCGCGAGGACGATACACTGCCGTACGAGATTCCGGACCTCGAGGCGGCGATCACGGCGTACTACGAGGCGCGCGGGCTGAACGAGGACGGCACGGTGCCGGAATCCGCGCTCGAGGAGCGCATCGATACGGCTGATTGA
- a CDS encoding M48 family metallopeptidase, with the protein MSATRTAPRALLVLVGFAVLCCYAGLAALSYLGLATLWLSAPDPATTLAIVVGVGLVVGYLSYRFGRTQLLSQLEAVELPRSRAPTLYRRLDGLADRMDVEPPTVMIAQLPTPNAFALGSATGGVIVLDRSLFRLLSLEELEALVAHELAHLEGYDAFVQTLAYSVFRTIAGLAVVGLLPALLLIGGLARSIAWMRGRPQAWPETVFGRVVRWAERGVAVALLAVTALVRAHSRRREFAADDRAANVTGNPLALARALRRIQRVADTRRGLLSPLYVHADEREDAWSRLFSTHPSTDDRVERLADRARRSSGTRNRIEIQ; encoded by the coding sequence ATGAGCGCAACCCGGACGGCGCCGCGAGCCCTGCTCGTCCTGGTCGGCTTCGCGGTGTTGTGCTGTTACGCCGGGCTGGCGGCGCTTTCGTACCTCGGACTCGCGACGCTGTGGCTCTCCGCGCCGGATCCGGCGACGACGCTCGCGATCGTCGTCGGGGTCGGGCTCGTCGTCGGCTACCTGAGCTACCGCTTCGGGCGGACCCAACTGCTCTCGCAACTCGAGGCCGTCGAGCTCCCGCGATCACGCGCTCCGACGCTGTACCGGCGGCTAGACGGGCTCGCGGATCGAATGGACGTCGAGCCGCCGACCGTGATGATCGCGCAACTGCCGACGCCGAACGCCTTCGCGCTGGGGAGCGCGACCGGCGGCGTCATCGTCCTCGATCGCTCGCTCTTTCGCCTGCTGTCGCTCGAGGAACTCGAGGCGCTGGTCGCCCACGAACTCGCCCACCTCGAGGGGTACGACGCGTTCGTCCAGACGTTGGCGTACAGCGTCTTCCGGACGATCGCGGGGCTTGCCGTCGTGGGGCTGTTGCCGGCGCTGCTCCTGATCGGCGGACTCGCCCGCTCGATCGCGTGGATGCGGGGTCGCCCGCAGGCCTGGCCCGAGACGGTCTTCGGGCGCGTCGTGCGCTGGGCCGAACGCGGTGTCGCAGTCGCCCTGCTCGCGGTTACGGCCCTGGTTCGGGCCCACTCGCGACGCCGGGAGTTCGCGGCCGACGACCGGGCCGCAAACGTAACCGGCAACCCGCTCGCGCTCGCCCGTGCACTCCGTCGGATTCAGCGCGTCGCGGATACCCGGCGCGGGCTCCTCTCACCGCTGTACGTCCATGCGGACGAGCGAGAAGACGCGTGGTCCCGGCTCTTCTCGACACACCCCTCGACGGACGACCGAGTCGAGCGACTGGCCGATCGGGCGCGAAGATCGAGCGGAACGCGGAATCGAATCGAGATTCAGTGA
- a CDS encoding GNAT family N-acetyltransferase — MYVRDAKNREEVWLLDHIESMGLDETAFRSRDYVLAVDEVSDEKAGFGRIRIHKVDGESEDEDENEPDEVCELTSIGVLEEWRGQGVGAHVVERLVEYAGDQGFDTVYALTGEGGYLAQFGFRRVEESQLPDPLQNRLSKKRDGVDPEAVPYALEVDRFRMPERLREAFKRAPEGRDEVENTETPEDFGIDPESTTYKYDTGR, encoded by the coding sequence ATGTACGTGCGGGACGCGAAAAACAGGGAGGAGGTCTGGCTGCTCGACCACATCGAGTCGATGGGGCTCGACGAGACGGCGTTCCGCTCGCGCGATTACGTCCTCGCCGTCGACGAAGTGTCCGACGAGAAGGCCGGCTTCGGCCGGATCCGGATTCACAAGGTCGACGGCGAGAGCGAGGACGAGGACGAAAACGAACCCGACGAGGTCTGCGAACTGACCAGCATCGGCGTCTTAGAGGAGTGGCGCGGTCAGGGCGTCGGCGCCCACGTCGTCGAACGGCTCGTCGAGTACGCCGGCGATCAGGGGTTCGACACCGTCTACGCGCTGACGGGCGAGGGCGGCTACCTCGCGCAGTTCGGCTTCCGGCGGGTCGAGGAGTCCCAACTGCCGGATCCGCTGCAGAACCGACTCTCGAAGAAGCGCGACGGCGTCGACCCCGAGGCGGTTCCCTACGCGCTCGAGGTGGACCGGTTCCGGATGCCCGAGCGGCTCCGCGAGGCGTTCAAGCGGGCGCCGGAGGGCCGCGACGAGGTCGAGAACACGGAGACGCCCGAGGATTTCGGGATCGACCCGGAATCAACGACGTACAAGTACGATACGGGTCGCTGA
- a CDS encoding acyl-CoA mutase large subunit family protein — MFDPDDLEAIREGHEEWEAESVEPVVERFGERKETFTTDTGGQEVDRLYTPADVADLDYEEDLGYPGEPPYTRGVYSTGYRGRLWTMRQYAGFSTPEDTNERYHYLLDQGQTGLSMAFDLPTQMGYDSDADMAAGEVGKAGVAIDSLDDMETVFDGIPLDEVSTSMTINAPASVLLAMYIAVGDKQGVDREELRGTIQNDLLKEYIARNTYIYPPEPSMRIITDIFEFCAEETPKFNTISISGYHIREAGSTAAQELAFTLGNGIEYVEAALDAGLDVDEFAPQLSFFFNGHNNIFEEVAKFRAARRMWHDIMDERFDAENPKSKQLKFHTQTAGSMLTAQQIENNVVRVAYQALAAVLGGTQSLHTNGKDEALALPTEESVRTALRTQQILAHESGAADTIDPLAGSYYVESLTDEVEEEAYEILEEVDERGGMLDAVEQQWVQRQIQDTAFDRQKEIEEKERIIVGVNEFEVDEDPTVDVEEVTEEDQQRQIDNLETVREGRDDEAVDAALEALRDAAQGNENLMPPIIDAVKAYATVGEICDVLRDEFGEYQPGSAL, encoded by the coding sequence ATGTTCGATCCCGACGATCTCGAGGCGATCCGGGAGGGCCACGAGGAGTGGGAGGCTGAGTCGGTCGAGCCCGTGGTCGAGCGCTTCGGCGAGCGCAAGGAGACCTTTACGACTGATACGGGCGGCCAGGAGGTAGACCGCCTCTACACGCCCGCGGACGTCGCCGACCTCGACTACGAGGAGGATCTCGGCTACCCGGGCGAGCCACCCTACACCCGGGGCGTCTACTCGACGGGCTACCGCGGCCGGCTGTGGACGATGCGCCAGTACGCCGGCTTCTCGACGCCCGAGGACACCAACGAGCGGTACCACTACCTGCTCGATCAGGGCCAAACCGGGCTCTCGATGGCCTTCGACCTGCCGACGCAGATGGGGTACGACTCGGACGCGGACATGGCCGCCGGCGAGGTCGGGAAGGCCGGCGTCGCGATCGACTCCTTGGACGACATGGAGACCGTCTTCGACGGCATTCCGTTGGACGAGGTCTCGACGTCGATGACGATCAACGCGCCGGCCTCGGTGCTGCTGGCGATGTACATCGCCGTCGGCGACAAGCAGGGCGTCGACCGCGAGGAGTTGCGCGGGACGATCCAGAACGACCTCCTGAAGGAGTACATCGCGCGCAACACCTACATCTACCCGCCCGAGCCGTCGATGCGGATCATCACGGACATCTTCGAGTTCTGCGCGGAGGAGACGCCCAAATTTAACACCATCTCCATCTCGGGCTACCACATCCGCGAGGCGGGCTCGACGGCCGCGCAGGAACTGGCCTTCACGCTGGGCAACGGCATCGAGTACGTCGAAGCCGCCCTCGACGCGGGTCTGGACGTCGACGAGTTCGCTCCACAGCTCTCCTTCTTCTTCAACGGTCACAACAACATCTTCGAGGAAGTGGCGAAGTTCAGGGCGGCCCGCCGGATGTGGCACGACATCATGGACGAGCGATTCGACGCCGAGAACCCGAAATCGAAGCAACTCAAGTTCCACACCCAGACCGCCGGCTCGATGCTGACCGCTCAACAGATCGAGAACAACGTCGTTCGGGTGGCCTACCAGGCGCTGGCGGCCGTGCTGGGCGGGACCCAGAGCCTCCACACCAACGGGAAGGACGAGGCGCTCGCGCTTCCCACCGAGGAGTCGGTCCGCACCGCCCTCCGAACCCAGCAGATCCTCGCCCACGAGTCCGGCGCCGCCGACACCATCGACCCGCTGGCCGGCAGCTACTACGTCGAATCCCTCACCGACGAGGTCGAGGAAGAAGCGTACGAGATCCTCGAGGAGGTCGACGAGCGCGGCGGGATGCTCGACGCGGTGGAACAACAGTGGGTCCAGCGCCAGATCCAGGACACCGCCTTCGACCGCCAGAAGGAGATCGAAGAAAAGGAGCGCATCATCGTCGGGGTCAACGAGTTCGAGGTCGACGAAGATCCCACGGTGGACGTCGAGGAGGTCACAGAGGAGGACCAGCAACGGCAGATCGACAACCTCGAGACGGTTCGCGAGGGCCGGGACGACGAGGCCGTCGACGCGGCGCTCGAGGCGCTGCGCGATGCAGCCCAGGGCAACGAGAACCTGATGCCGCCGATCATCGACGCAGTGAAGGCCTACGCGACGGTCGGCGAGATCTGCGACGTGTTACGCGACGAGTTCGGCGAGTATCAGCCCGGTAGCGCGCTGTAG
- a CDS encoding PQQ-dependent sugar dehydrogenase, which yields MSDTPDERSTRGSESTDADGYPPTSRRRILQVAAAAGVVGVASPALAQFDSQTIELGGETSGWTGVAPDAIADETNPTLELAEGTTYELTWENVDGAPHNVVIESEDGEELERTEIMSSQGETQTLEFEATSDMATYFCEPHRPTMNGDISVSSGDGGGSEQEQGDQQAQEGFFQAGAEIGLQTVAEGMTAPTDMAVADGDQGQYFVADQTGELWLVDDDGVRDEPFLDLSDRIVELGTFQGEYADPNQDYDERGLLGVEPHPDYAENGRLFIHYSAPPNDETPDDWSHVEVVSEFQASDDLSEADPESEQVLMEFQKPQYNHDAGPMAFGPDGYLYVPMGDGGGANDDMLGHLEDWYDENDGGNGQNITDTLLGGVHRIDVDSEGDSDRPYGIPDDNPLVDSDEGLDEYYAWGFRNPFGISFDSEGRLFVSDAGQDLYEEANLVEAGGNYGWNVKEGTHCFSTDSPGDPPEDCPDSAPDEPPYDGQELQDPIVEYPHVYEDQIVGITIIGGHVYEAGGVGDLEGKYVFGDWTADPARQSPDGRLLAASEREGAGGGDGADQTQGVAPDANQTAENATEDTQDEPINATGDNETLANESIEAGGFENATNETGDGNETMADMGQTQPEEDQVVPRDELWEMEELQVSGTEDGSFPYFVRQFGQDADGNVYVLANQVGVPEGDTGAVMQIVPPDEGEELQAPPDDESGAGTDEQDADENATEDTQDEPINETDGNEPADNETGGNVTIDDGATNETDA from the coding sequence ATGAGCGATACTCCAGACGAGCGATCGACTCGCGGTTCCGAATCGACCGACGCCGACGGCTATCCCCCGACCTCCCGTCGTCGCATCCTCCAAGTGGCCGCGGCCGCGGGCGTAGTCGGGGTAGCCAGCCCGGCTCTCGCCCAGTTCGACTCCCAGACGATCGAACTCGGCGGCGAGACGAGCGGCTGGACGGGCGTCGCACCCGACGCGATCGCCGACGAGACCAACCCGACGCTGGAGTTAGCGGAGGGGACCACGTACGAACTCACGTGGGAGAACGTCGACGGCGCGCCGCACAACGTCGTCATCGAGAGCGAGGACGGCGAGGAACTCGAGCGCACCGAGATCATGAGTTCGCAGGGCGAAACCCAGACGCTCGAGTTCGAAGCGACGAGCGACATGGCGACGTACTTCTGCGAGCCTCACCGACCGACGATGAACGGCGATATCTCGGTCAGCAGCGGGGATGGTGGCGGAAGTGAGCAGGAACAGGGCGACCAACAGGCGCAGGAAGGGTTCTTCCAAGCGGGTGCCGAGATCGGTTTGCAGACGGTCGCGGAGGGGATGACCGCGCCGACGGATATGGCGGTCGCCGACGGCGATCAGGGACAGTACTTCGTCGCAGACCAGACGGGCGAACTGTGGCTCGTCGACGACGACGGGGTGCGGGACGAGCCGTTTCTCGACCTCAGCGATCGGATCGTGGAACTCGGAACGTTTCAGGGCGAGTACGCCGATCCGAACCAGGACTACGACGAACGGGGGCTGCTCGGCGTCGAGCCCCATCCCGACTACGCGGAGAACGGTCGGCTGTTCATCCACTACAGCGCACCGCCGAACGACGAGACGCCCGACGACTGGAGTCACGTCGAAGTCGTGTCGGAGTTCCAGGCGTCGGACGATCTGAGCGAGGCCGACCCCGAGTCGGAGCAGGTCCTCATGGAGTTCCAGAAACCCCAGTACAACCACGACGCCGGGCCGATGGCGTTCGGGCCCGACGGCTACCTCTACGTGCCCATGGGCGACGGCGGCGGCGCGAACGACGACATGCTGGGCCACCTCGAGGACTGGTACGACGAGAACGACGGCGGGAACGGCCAGAACATCACCGACACCCTGCTCGGGGGCGTCCACCGGATCGACGTCGATTCTGAGGGTGACAGCGACCGCCCGTACGGCATCCCCGACGACAACCCGCTGGTCGATTCCGACGAGGGCCTCGACGAGTACTACGCATGGGGCTTCCGCAACCCGTTCGGTATCTCCTTCGACAGCGAGGGCCGGCTGTTCGTCTCCGACGCCGGTCAGGACCTCTACGAGGAGGCGAACCTCGTCGAAGCCGGCGGCAACTACGGCTGGAACGTCAAGGAGGGGACCCACTGCTTCAGCACCGACAGCCCCGGCGATCCGCCAGAGGACTGCCCGGACTCGGCGCCCGACGAGCCGCCCTACGACGGGCAGGAACTGCAGGACCCGATCGTCGAGTACCCCCACGTCTACGAGGATCAGATAGTCGGCATCACGATCATCGGCGGCCACGTCTACGAGGCCGGCGGCGTCGGCGACCTCGAGGGAAAGTACGTCTTCGGCGACTGGACGGCGGATCCGGCGCGACAGTCGCCGGACGGGCGGCTCCTTGCCGCATCTGAGCGCGAGGGTGCCGGCGGCGGCGACGGCGCCGACCAGACGCAAGGCGTCGCGCCCGACGCGAATCAGACCGCCGAAAACGCCACCGAAGACACGCAGGACGAACCGATCAACGCGACCGGGGACAACGAGACCCTCGCGAACGAAAGTATCGAGGCAGGCGGCTTCGAGAACGCCACGAACGAGACGGGCGACGGCAACGAGACGATGGCCGACATGGGGCAGACCCAGCCGGAGGAGGACCAGGTCGTCCCGCGCGACGAACTCTGGGAGATGGAAGAGCTCCAGGTTTCGGGCACCGAGGACGGCTCGTTCCCTTACTTCGTCCGCCAGTTCGGGCAGGACGCCGACGGCAACGTCTACGTGCTCGCGAATCAGGTGGGCGTTCCGGAGGGCGACACCGGCGCGGTAATGCAGATCGTGCCGCCGGACGAGGGCGAGGAGCTCCAGGCGCCCCCGGACGACGAATCCGGCGCAGGCACCGACGAGCAGGACGCCGACGAGAACGCGACCGAGGACACGCAGGACGAACCGATCAACGAGACTGACGGCAACGAGCCAGCCGACAATGAGACGGGCGGCAACGTGACGATCGACGACGGCGCGACGAACGAAACCGACGCGTAG
- a CDS encoding aldo/keto reductase encodes MSDAPITTETVSVQGAEIPVLGFGTARMTGDECRQAVETALEVGYRHVDTAQMYDNERAVGEAIANSAVDREDVFVVTKVHPDNAAYDDVLETTRESLERLGLSTVDLLLLHAPSDRAPLEETVDAMNELQAAGAVDHIGVSNFSVGQLEDAIALSETPIVANQVKYHPYHHRDDLLEYCVENDVCLTAYSPLAEGAVPGDDRLVEIGADYDKSAAQVALRWLLQQPSVAPIPKAASREHIEANADVFDFELDDEEMAAVTEVGDGVWNRLAAKLGLR; translated from the coding sequence ATGAGCGACGCTCCCATCACCACCGAGACCGTTTCCGTACAGGGTGCCGAGATTCCGGTGCTCGGATTCGGCACCGCGCGGATGACCGGCGACGAGTGCCGGCAGGCTGTCGAAACCGCCCTCGAGGTCGGCTACCGCCACGTCGACACGGCCCAGATGTACGACAACGAACGGGCCGTCGGCGAGGCGATCGCAAACAGCGCCGTCGACCGCGAGGACGTCTTCGTCGTCACGAAGGTCCACCCCGACAACGCCGCCTACGACGACGTCCTCGAGACGACCCGAGAGAGCCTCGAGCGACTCGGCCTGTCGACCGTCGACCTGCTCCTCTTACACGCTCCCAGCGACCGGGCGCCGCTCGAGGAGACCGTCGACGCGATGAACGAACTCCAAGCGGCGGGCGCCGTCGACCACATCGGCGTCAGCAACTTCTCCGTCGGGCAACTCGAGGACGCGATTGCCCTTTCGGAGACGCCGATCGTCGCCAACCAGGTGAAGTACCACCCCTATCACCACCGGGACGACCTCCTCGAGTACTGCGTCGAAAACGACGTCTGCCTGACGGCGTACAGCCCGCTCGCGGAGGGGGCGGTGCCGGGCGACGATCGGCTCGTGGAGATCGGCGCGGACTACGACAAATCCGCGGCGCAGGTCGCCCTGCGCTGGCTGCTCCAGCAGCCGTCCGTCGCGCCCATTCCGAAGGCGGCGAGCCGCGAGCACATCGAGGCGAACGCGGACGTGTTCGACTTCGAACTCGACGACGAGGAGATGGCGGCGGTCACTGAAGTCGGCGACGGCGTCTGGAATCGGCTGGCCGCCAAACTCGGGCTGCGGTGA
- the mce gene encoding methylmalonyl-CoA epimerase has product MQFDHAGIATDAAAELGDRYETLFGLEIAHEETFDGMRVVFLDCGNGYLELLEPLEDGTIAQYLDDHGAGIHHLAFATDDIEGALERARENDVRLVDEEPRPGAWGHSVAFLHPTDTGGVLIEFVEH; this is encoded by the coding sequence ATGCAGTTCGATCACGCGGGCATCGCGACCGACGCGGCGGCAGAACTCGGCGACCGATACGAAACCCTGTTCGGCCTCGAGATCGCCCACGAGGAGACGTTCGACGGCATGCGCGTCGTCTTCCTCGACTGCGGGAACGGCTACCTCGAACTCCTCGAACCGCTCGAGGACGGGACGATCGCGCAGTACCTCGACGACCACGGAGCGGGGATTCACCACCTCGCGTTCGCCACCGACGATATCGAGGGAGCGCTCGAGCGGGCGCGCGAGAACGACGTGCGACTCGTCGACGAGGAGCCGCGACCGGGCGCGTGGGGCCACTCGGTCGCCTTTCTCCATCCGACGGATACTGGTGGCGTGCTGATAGAATTCGTCGAGCACTGA